One Solanum pennellii chromosome 10, SPENNV200 genomic region harbors:
- the LOC107031935 gene encoding uncharacterized protein At4g06744, whose translation MATIIISITFILQLFFQNCLVLATPTPGQTRQALEIIIGGGGGSPPPPDNQDCPPPPPPPEPPCPPPPSLLFESKRVEIAYHVIQKLKSKITHDPLGITKTWIGSDVCNKYKGFRCATVPDFKVKALAAVDFNQYKFDGPDLTIDGFIDELPDITIFHANTNNFKGTIPKKIANLRYLYELDLSNNKYNGEFPNNIVFGAKKLYFLDLRFNSFSGLVSPQLFMLNLDVLFINNNNLIQKLPDNLGSTPVLYLTLANNKFTGPIPRSIGQACKSLREVLFLNNQLTGCLPYEIGLLSKATVFDVSKNQLTGKIPHSFGCLAKIEILNLAQNQFYGAVPELVCKLCNLKNLTLSYNYFNEVGPECKKLIEKRVLDIKMNCIPGLPMQRSAEECAAFFCKPRSCPDEKSLGFVPCNVGSYEQNQQNENENAPAPTTYGALKPHSL comes from the coding sequence ATGGCTACCATTATTATCTCTATTACTTTTATCCTTcaattatttttccaaaattgtCTAGTCCTTGCTACTCCAACTCCTGGCCAAACTAGACAAGCTTTGGAGATAATCATCGGCGGAGGTGGTGGTAGTCCACCACCACCGGATAATCAAGATTGTCCACCACCTCCTCCGCCACCAGAACCTCCTTGTCCTCCGCCACCATCACTCCTCTTTGAAAGTAAACGTGTCGAGATTGCCTATCATGTCATCCAAAAGCTTAAGTCCAAAATCACACATGACCCTTTAGGTATTACAAAAACATGGATTGGCTCTGATGTTTGCAACAAGTACAAAGGTTTTCGTTGTGCCACGGTTCCTGACTTTAAGGTTAAAGCATTAGCTGCTGTGGACTTCAATCAGTACAAATTCGATGGCCCTGACCTTACTATTGACGGCTTTATTGACGAATTACCAGACATAACAATCTTTCACGCAAACACCAACAATTTTAAAGGTACAATCCCCAAGAAAATCGCGAATCTTCGTTATCTCTATGAGTTAGACCTTAGCAACAACAAATATAATGGTGAATTCCCAAATAACATTGTTTTTGGTGCCAAAAAATTGTATTTCTTAGACCTAAGATTCAATTCATTTTCCGGGTTGGTTTCCCCTCAACTGTTCATGTTAAATCTCGATGTTTTattcatcaacaacaacaatttaatCCAAAAACTTCCTGATAACTTGGGATCAACTCCAGTTCTTTACTTAACTTTAGCAAACAACAAATTCACCGGTCCAATTCCTCGTAGCATTGGTCAAGCTTGTAAATCATTACGTGAAGTACTGTTCTTAAACAACCAGCTTACAGGATGCTTGCCTTATGAAATTGGGCTTTTAAGTAAAGCCACAGTTTTCGATGTTAGCAAAAATCAGCTAACAGGAAAAATACCTCATTCATTCGGATGTTTAGCTAAGATAGAGATACTTAATTTGGCACAAAATCAGTTCTACGGAGCTGTACCTGAACTGGTGTGCAAGCTCTGTAACTTGAAAAATTTGACGTTGAGTTACAATTACTTCAATGAAGTTGGACCggaatgcaagaagttaattgAGAAAAGGGTACTTGATATCAAGATGAATTGCATTCCAGGCTTGCCAATGCAAAGATCAGCAGAGGAATGTGCTGCATTTTTCTGTAAGCCAAGATCTTGTCCTGACGAAAAGTCATTGGGATTTGTTCCTTGTAACGTTGGCAGTTATGAGCAGAATCAACAGAACGAAAATGAGAATGCGCCAGCGCCAACAACTTACGGTGCTTTGAAACCGCATTCGTTGTAA